CGGTGTCGGAGACGAGGGTGAGGACGAGGGAGCCTTTGCCGGTGCCGACCCTGATCGCGAAGGTGTAGACGGAGTAGGTGGTGGCGCAGCCGGCGGGGGCGGTGAAGGCGCCGCTGGTTTCGAGGAAGGTGCCGTGGAGTTGGCCGGCGTCGAGGGGCTGGGCGGTGCCGGGGGTGAGGGAGGTTTTGGTGGAGTAGCCGATGCGGGCGGCGTGCGCGCCCACGTCGGTGGCGGCGGCGGTGGCGTCGTCGATCTCCGAGGTGGTCAGAAACATGCTGGTGCGCACATTGTTCGGGCAGTAGTTCTCGCCCTCGGTGGCGAAGCCCACGGCCGGGATGCTGTCGGAGCTCGCGCCGAAGACGGTGGTGGTCTGGTCGATGTTCCAGTCGTGCGGGATGTCCCACGCGGCCTTCAGATCCTTGGGGACATCGACCTGGTAGCCGGGGATCTGGGGCGTCAGCGTGGAGGCGGGGGCCGTCGTGGTGGGGTGGGGCGTGGTCGTGGCCGGGTCGGTGGCCGAGGGTTTGGCGGGGCTGGAGGCGACAGGCGAGCCGGAATTGTCGTTGACCACCACCACGATCGCGACCACCGTCGCGATGACGACCACGAGCGCGCCCAGGCCCGCGAAGAGCCAGATCCGGCCTCGACCGCTCGGCGACGGGGGAGGGCTGTAACCAGTTGGGGGACTGGGCGCGAACATGTTCGGCCCGGACGAGTACGGGTTCTGCATCGTCGGTTCGTAATTCTGAACCGGGGGAACGGGATTCGGCCCCGACGCGTAAGGACTCGGCCCCGTGGGATACGGATTCGGCCCGGAGGCATAGGGATTCGGCCGCGGATACGGTGTCGGTGGCGGAGCGGGGTTCGGCGCGCCGTGGCCGTGCACCGGCCCCTGCCACCAGTCCCCGCTGGATGTCGTCTTGTCCGGATCGATGTTCCGATCGTCGGTTCCCATCGTCGGACCCCCTGTCTGACGAGTAGTGCTCGATGTGCCGAGTGGTGCTGCGGCCCTTACTGAATCGGGCGGATGCTGGCGAGGATCTTCTTCGCCGTCGCCGCGTCCACCGCCTGATTCACCCCGGTGTCGGCGGCGATCGTGAACACGAACGCGCCGTTGTCGCCGGGGAAGGCGAAGGTGTAGACCGAGTAGGTGGAGGCGCAGCCCGCCGCCGCGGCGGAGACATTCCCCTTGGTCTCGAGATAGATGCCCTGCAACTGGCCGTCGGCGGACTGGAACGATTCCGGTGCACCCGCCGTCGCCCCGGTCGAGGTCGACCAGCCGATCCGACCCAGCCGAGTCCCGATATCGGCCGCCGCCTTCCCCGGATCCGCCTCATCGGACTGGGTCAGGAAAATGTTCGTGCGCACGTTCTGCGGGCAGTAGTCGACGCCGTCCTGCGCCAGCCCGGCCACCGGAATCGCGTCCGTGCCCGAGCCGAAGGAACTCTGCCCGGTGCGGTCCACCGTCCAGGTCGGCGGAATGTCGTACGCCGCACCGTTATCCGGGATCGTCACCACCTGATACCCCGGAATCACCGCCGCCGGGGTGCTGGTCGGCTTCGCGCCGGTGGTCTTGGTCGGACGATTCGACGGACCCGGTTTGGCGGTGGTCGAGGTGAGCGCGCTGATCAGCGACGGCGTGGTCTTCGACTGTGCCGACGGGTCATCGGCACCCCGATGCACCAGCGCCACGGTGGTGACCGCAGCGACGATCGCCAGCACCAGCACGCCCAGGCCGACGAACAACCAGACCTTGCGTTTGCCGCCACCCGGCGGCGGGGGACCGTATCCGGGCGGCTGCTGACCGTATCCGGGCGGCGGACCGCCGAAAGCCTGGGTGGGCGGATACTGCGGCTGCCCGTACGCCCCACCGGTGAGCGGGGCTGTCGGCTGCCCGTAGCCGGGCTGATTCCACGCCGGATTCTGTTGCGGGGCAGGCTGATAAGGCTGCGGAGGCTGCCAGCCGGCATCCTGACCCGCCGCGCCCTGCCACCAATCCGGATTCGGCTCCGCCCGGCCCGGCTCGTTTCCACTGGTCACGGTTGCCCCCTGACTGACGACTACATACCGCGATGTATATCGCGGCGGGCGCTCACCGCGCGACAGCCTCCGACGACGCGGTACGGCCGCGCCCCGACTCGGCGGCCGGTTTCTTCGGCGGAGCGCCGACCAGCGTCAGCAGGGTCGCCTCCGGCCGGCAGCAGAACCGGTACGGCGCCCACGGCGAGGTGCCCAGACCCGCCGACACGTGCAACCGGGTGTGCGCGCCCCAGCGCGAGGCGCCCTTGACCCGGGCCCGGTCGATACCGCAATTGGTCACCAGCGCACCGAAACCCGGCAGGCACAGCTGCCCGCCGTGGGTGTGGCCCGCCAGCACCAGGTCGTAACCGTCGGCGGCGAACCGGTCCAGCACGCGCGGCTCGGGGGAGTGGGTGAGCCCGATGCTCAAGTCCGCCAGCGGATTCGGCGCACCCGCGACGGTGTCGTAGCGGTCCCGCTTCAGATGCGGATCGTCCACGCCCGCGGTCGAGATCTTCACCCCGGCGACCTCGAGATCGCGGCGCACATGCGTCAGATCCAGCCAGCCCCGCTCGGTGAACGCGGCCCGCAGATCCTGCCAGGGCAGCGGATCACCGAAGACCCGCTTGTGATCCTTCTTGAAGTACTTCAGCGGATTCTTGGGCACCGGCGCGAAATAGTCGTTCGAGCCGAAGACGAAAATGCCGGGGCGAGCGAGCAATCCGCCCAGCGACTGCACCACCGCGGGCACCGACTTCTGATGCGAGAGATTGTCGCCGGTATTGACCACCAGGTCCGGCTCCAGCCGGTCCAGCTCGCGCAGCCAGGCCTGCTTCAACTGCTGGCCGGGCATCATGTGCAGATCGCTGATGTGCAGCACGCGTAGTGAGGGCTTGCCCGGCTCCAGCACCGGCAGCGTCGCTTCCCGCAGCGTGAAGGCATTGCGCTCGATCAAGGTCGCGTATCCGATGCCGGCGACCGCGGCCCCGGCGGCTCCGAGGGCGGCACGGCTGAGAGCGGAGGTCGAGAAGACGGGCATTTGCCCAGAATAGGCGACCCGGCGGAGAAACATCGAGTCAAATGAGCTGGACCACGATAGAAGTCCCTCGTACCGTGTCGCTCATGTCGGAACTCAAAACCCAGCTGCGCTCGGATATGACCACCGCGATGAAGAGCAAGGACACGCTGCGCCTGGGCACCCTGCGCATGCTGCTGTCGGCGATTCAGACCGCCGAGGTCGCCGGGCCCGAGGCGCGTGAGCTCTCCGATTCCGAGGTCGTCGCCGTCCTGCAGAAGGAGGCGAAGAAGCGCAACGAGGCCGCCCTCGTCTACGAGCAGGCCGGGCGCGGCGAACTGGCCGCCAACGAGCGCGCCGAGGAACAGATCATCGACGAGTACCTGCCGACCCAGCTCACCGACGCCGAAGTGGCCGACCTCGCCGACACTGCCATCGCCGAGGTGGCGGAGGAGATCGGCGAACGGCCGGGCATGAAGCAGATGGGGCAGGTCATGAAGCGGGCGAGCGCCCTCGCCGCGGGACGCGCCGACGGCTCGCGGATCTCGGCGGCGGTGAAGGCCCGGCTGTGACGCCCCGCCGATAGGCGAAACAGCGAAAAGCCCGGAGTGAGAATCTCACTCCGGGCTTTTCTTCGGCTTACCGCGGGATCGGGATCGGAATCGGGATGGGCGGCAACTGCGGCAGCGTGATCCCCGGCAGCCCCGGCACCGGCGCGGGTGGCGCGTTCGGCGCGGGCGCCGGGATCTGACTGCCGTCGCTCACGTACAGCGTGATCACCGACCCCGGAATCGCCGAACCATTGGGTGAGACGTTCATGACCGTCCCCTTGGCCGCGCCCGGCTGGGTGGTCACCGACACCTGGAACCCGGCCGCCACCAGACGCGAGGTCGCCTCGGTCTGGTTCATGCCGATCACGTCCGGAATCTGCGAATTGTTCGATCCGCGAACGTACTTGTCGTCCAGCGGCGGCAGCGCCGGCGGCGGGAACCGGTCGAGCACGTTCTTCATCGCGCCCAGGTAGGTGCGAGCCGGCTCGTTACCGCCGTACAGGTCGCCGCTGCCGCAATTGCGCAGCGGGAACGAGCAGATCTCGCCCGGCGTCGTGGTGTCGCCGTAGATGTACGACGAGCCGGCGAAGCCGTTGGTGAACGCCAGGAACGCCGAGGACCGGTGGGTCTCGGTGGTTCCGGTCTTGGCGGAGGTCGGAATGTTCCAGCCCACCGCGTGCGCCGACCCGGCCGCCGTACCGCTCACCACGTCCTGACTCAACGCGTTGGCGAGGGTATTGGCCAGCCCCGGATCCACCACCTGCTCACACGCCTGCTGGGTCAGCGGGACCGACTTGCCGCTGCGGTCCACCACCTCCTTGATGGGGGTGGGCGGGCACCACTTGCCGCTGGAGGCCAGCGTGGCCGCCACATTCGACAGTTCGAGCGGGTTGATCGCGACCGGGCCCAGCGTGAACGAGCCCAGATTCTGATCCTTGATCATGTCCGCGAGGCTCTGCGCGCCGTGGCCGGACGTGCCCGGCTGGGTGTAGGAGCGCATGCCCAGCCGCACCGCCATATCGACGGTCGGGGACACCCCCACGGCCTGAATCAGCTTGACGAAGGCCGTGTTCGGCGAAGTCGCCAGTGCCTGCGTCACCGACATGGAGCCCGCGTAGTTGCCCGCGTTCTTCACGCAGTAGGTCTCCGCCGGACAGCCCGGCGTGCCCGAGTTACCCATGCCCTTGGCCTGGAAGGTGGCCGGAACGTCCAGCGTGGCATTGATGCCCAGGCCCTTCTCCATGGCCGCGGCCGTGGTGAAGATCTTGAAGATCGAGCCCGCGCCGTCGCCGACCATCGAATACGGCTGCGGCTGCACGGTCTGATGGGCGTTCGCGTCCAGCCCGTAGACGCGGCTCGAGCCCATGGCCAGCAGCGGATGCGAATCCTGGCCCGGGGCCACGATATTCATGACCTCGGCGATGTCGTCCAGATTCGGGTTGGTGTTGGCGGCCAGCGAATCACGCACCTGGTCCTGGACCGCCGGATCCAGGGTGGTGCGAATCAGGTAGCCGCCCTTCTCGAGCTGGTCGCGGCTGATGCCCGAGTTGTTCAGGTACTGCATGGCGTAGTCGCAGAAGAAGCCGCGATCGTTGGCGGCGATGCAGCCGCGCGGCAGGCTCTTGGGCTCGGGCAGCACGCCCAGCGCCGTCTCCTTGGCCTTGCGGTACTCGTCGGCGCGGTTGGGCACGTTCTGGATCAGGGTGTCCAGCACGGTGTTCCGGCGCTCCAGCACGCCCGTGGGATTGGTGTACGGGTTCAGCTTGGAGCTGGACTGCACCATGCCGGCCAGCATGGCCGACTGCGGCACGTTCAGATCCTTGGCGTCCACGCCGAAGTAGGTCTGCGCGGCGTCCTGGATGCCGTAGGAGCCGTTGCCGAAGGGCACCAGGTTCAGATACCGGGTGAGGATCTCGTCCTTGGTGAGCCGCTTGTCCAGCGTCAGCGCCATGCGGATCTCACGGATCTTGCGGGCGGGGGTGGTCTCGGTGGCGGCCCGGCGTTCGGCGTCGGTCTTGGCGACCACCAGCAGCAGGTAGTTCTTCACGTACTGCTGGTCGATGGTCGAACCGCCCTGCGACACCTGGCCGCCCGAGGTGTTGGTCAGGAACGCCCGGAAGGTGCCCTGCCAGTCCACGCCGTGGTGGTCGGCGAAGCGTTTGTCCTCGACCGAGACCAGCGACAGCTTCATGTCGTTGGAGATCTTCTCGCTGGGGACCTCGAATCGGCGCTGCTCGTAGAGCCACGCGAACGGTGTCCCGTTGGCGTCCACCATGGTCGAGACGGCGGGCACATTGCCCTCGACGAGTTCGGCGGAGACATTGTCGACGGCGTCGGCGGCTCGGTTGGAGATGAACCCGAAACCACCGGCCAGCGGGAACAGCAGTCCGGCGAGCAAGACGGCGGCCAGGACGCAGCTGCCGGCCAGTCTCCAGAGCGTTCGTGTGATCGGCACGAGCCCTAGCCTAATTGGCCTTTCGGACACTCGGCGTTCGCCCGCCCGGGTGTCCATTCGCCCGGAAAGGTACGGACTGCCCGGTTCCATGCAACGAATGCGTGGACGGACGTACCAGAAAATCTCGGGACGGTCTTGCGCAGGCCATGCACCTTTACCTAGATTGAGAACCCAGTGTGATAGAGCTAACACTCAAAGTGGAATGTGGTGCAGAACGCAGTGGGGTTGGGTAACTGTGCGCTGCACTCGCGATTCTGGAGCGCCGTTGACTCGGTGTTCGGACTGCAAAGGGGCACACCAAATGCACATGACTACCCCGATCGCTCGATTGGACGTGGAGCAGGCCGAAGCGAGAATCGCCTGGGTTTCCCAGGCCCGATGCAAGGAAGTGGATCCCGACCAGCTGTTCGTGCGTGGTGCCGCGCAGCGTAAAGCGGCAACCATCTGCCGGCACTGCCCGGTGCTGATGGAGTGCGGGGCGGACGCCCTGGACAATCGCGTCGAGTTCGGAGTGTGGGGCGGCATGACCGAGCGGCAGCGCCGTGCGCTGCTCAAGCAGCATCCGGAGGTGACGAGTTGGGCGGACTTCTTCCGCGTCCAGCGATCACAGAAGGTAGCGATGTAACCGAGTATCCCCGGTAACTGAGTTCCTCACGAACGATTTGCCCAGATCCCCCCTATAAGCAGAACGGATCGAGCCCGCGGCAGCGGGCTCGATCCGTGTCCGGGGTCGGATCGGGCAAAAGTCGCACTTGGGTCGAAAGACCTCGGGCGTGTCAGGCGGACTTGGCGGTGCCGGCCTCGGCCAGCTGATCACCCACCGCGCGCAGCGCCTCAAGATCCGCGACCTCGAACGGCAGCGCGGTCACCGCGACGATCGGCACGCTCGGATGCGCGCCCGTGAAGCGGTGCAGCAGATGCTGTTCCCGCTTGGCGGTCGCGGCCCGATGGGCGTGAATGCGCAGCACGGCCGCCGCCACCGTCTCCGGCGTCTCGGGTGCGTCGTCGGGATTGGAGCCGTTGCCGGAGGTCTCGGGGGCCAGCCGGTCCGCGGCCACCTGCGCCTGCTCGGCCGAGAGCGAACTCAGCACCGGATGCGTCCGATTGAGCACCAGACCCGCCAGCGGCATCTTGTCGGTGGACAGGCGATCCACGAAGAAACTGGCCTCGCGCAAGGCATCCGGCTCGGCCGCGGCCACCACCACGAAGTGGGTGCCCGGCCGCGACAGCATGGCGTAGGTGCGGTCGGCGCGATCCTGGAAACCGCCGAACATGGACTCCAGTGACTGCAAGAAGACGCTGGCGTCTTTGAGCAACTGCCCGCCGACGATGGTCGAGACGCCGCGCAGCGCCAGGCTCATGGCGCCGGCGACGAGCTTGCCCACGCCCCGGCTCGGGGCCATGATGACGCGAATCATCTTGCCGTTGAGGAAGTTGCCCA
This sequence is a window from Nocardia yunnanensis. Protein-coding genes within it:
- a CDS encoding GatB/YqeY domain-containing protein, which encodes MSELKTQLRSDMTTAMKSKDTLRLGTLRMLLSAIQTAEVAGPEARELSDSEVVAVLQKEAKKRNEAALVYEQAGRGELAANERAEEQIIDEYLPTQLTDAEVADLADTAIAEVAEEIGERPGMKQMGQVMKRASALAAGRADGSRISAAVKARL
- a CDS encoding penicillin-binding protein, encoding MPITRTLWRLAGSCVLAAVLLAGLLFPLAGGFGFISNRAADAVDNVSAELVEGNVPAVSTMVDANGTPFAWLYEQRRFEVPSEKISNDMKLSLVSVEDKRFADHHGVDWQGTFRAFLTNTSGGQVSQGGSTIDQQYVKNYLLLVVAKTDAERRAATETTPARKIREIRMALTLDKRLTKDEILTRYLNLVPFGNGSYGIQDAAQTYFGVDAKDLNVPQSAMLAGMVQSSSKLNPYTNPTGVLERRNTVLDTLIQNVPNRADEYRKAKETALGVLPEPKSLPRGCIAANDRGFFCDYAMQYLNNSGISRDQLEKGGYLIRTTLDPAVQDQVRDSLAANTNPNLDDIAEVMNIVAPGQDSHPLLAMGSSRVYGLDANAHQTVQPQPYSMVGDGAGSIFKIFTTAAAMEKGLGINATLDVPATFQAKGMGNSGTPGCPAETYCVKNAGNYAGSMSVTQALATSPNTAFVKLIQAVGVSPTVDMAVRLGMRSYTQPGTSGHGAQSLADMIKDQNLGSFTLGPVAINPLELSNVAATLASSGKWCPPTPIKEVVDRSGKSVPLTQQACEQVVDPGLANTLANALSQDVVSGTAAGSAHAVGWNIPTSAKTGTTETHRSSAFLAFTNGFAGSSYIYGDTTTPGEICSFPLRNCGSGDLYGGNEPARTYLGAMKNVLDRFPPPALPPLDDKYVRGSNNSQIPDVIGMNQTEATSRLVAAGFQVSVTTQPGAAKGTVMNVSPNGSAIPGSVITLYVSDGSQIPAPAPNAPPAPVPGLPGITLPQLPPIPIPIPIPR
- a CDS encoding ArsA family ATPase encodes the protein MVVPAGTVPLDISKIIADPASRIVVCCGSGGVGKTTTAAAIALRAAESGRKVVVLTIDPARRLAQSLGVSDLGNVPQRVELGPEAEGELFAMMLNMRRTFDEMVLEHTNPEKAEQIFANPIYQTVASSFGGTQEYMAMEKLGQLAAKREWDLIVVDTPPSRNALDFLDAPKRLGNFLNGKMIRVIMAPSRGVGKLVAGAMSLALRGVSTIVGGQLLKDASVFLQSLESMFGGFQDRADRTYAMLSRPGTHFVVVAAAEPDALREASFFVDRLSTDKMPLAGLVLNRTHPVLSSLSAEQAQVAADRLAPETSGNGSNPDDAPETPETVAAAVLRIHAHRAATAKREQHLLHRFTGAHPSVPIVAVTALPFEVADLEALRAVGDQLAEAGTAKSA
- a CDS encoding WhiB family transcriptional regulator yields the protein MHMTTPIARLDVEQAEARIAWVSQARCKEVDPDQLFVRGAAQRKAATICRHCPVLMECGADALDNRVEFGVWGGMTERQRRALLKQHPEVTSWADFFRVQRSQKVAM
- a CDS encoding metallophosphoesterase, giving the protein MPVFSTSALSRAALGAAGAAVAGIGYATLIERNAFTLREATLPVLEPGKPSLRVLHISDLHMMPGQQLKQAWLRELDRLEPDLVVNTGDNLSHQKSVPAVVQSLGGLLARPGIFVFGSNDYFAPVPKNPLKYFKKDHKRVFGDPLPWQDLRAAFTERGWLDLTHVRRDLEVAGVKISTAGVDDPHLKRDRYDTVAGAPNPLADLSIGLTHSPEPRVLDRFAADGYDLVLAGHTHGGQLCLPGFGALVTNCGIDRARVKGASRWGAHTRLHVSAGLGTSPWAPYRFCCRPEATLLTLVGAPPKKPAAESGRGRTASSEAVAR